The following are from one region of the Ananas comosus cultivar F153 linkage group 20, ASM154086v1, whole genome shotgun sequence genome:
- the LOC109725840 gene encoding short-chain dehydrogenase/reductase family 42E member 1: protein MHLSASEGIDGNRFVVTGGLGFVGSALCLELARRGAAEVRSLDLRTSSPWSRDLHSAGVRCIQGDVRRKKDVERALRGADCVFHLASYGMSGKEMLQAGRVDGINISGTCNILDVCHELGVKRLVYVSTCNVVFGGKEIVNGNESLQYFPIDDHVDPYGRSKSVAEQLVLKSNGRPSKDKSGTRLYTCAIRPAGIYGPGEERHLPRILSLAKMGLLFFKVGGTSIKTDWVYVENLVLALILASMGLLDDIPGRAQPVAAGQPYFICDGSPVNTFDFIVCPLLQSLDYNMPKITLKVEHALLVSRVCWIMYTLLYPWLNRRWLPQPLLLPAEVYKVGVTHYFSILKAREELGYMPMVSPREGMAATISYWQERKRKELDGPTIYVWLFVIVGMSILFCAGFLPPVEPVRWAHNLSLFFLRSMLAIRLVFIVAVMLHVAEAFYAWSLARRIDPENSKGWFWQTLALGFFSLRYLLKRARS, encoded by the exons atgCATCTGAGCGCGAGCGAGGGGATCGACGGGAACAGGTTCGTGGTGACGGGGGGATTAGGGTTCGTGGGATCCGCCCTTTGCTTGGAGCTCGCCCGCCGAGGGGCCGCCGAGGTCCGATCCCTCGACCTCCGCACCTCCTCCCCCTGGTCCCGCGATCTCCACAGCGCCGGTGTTCGATGCATCCAAG GAGACGTGCGTCGAAAGAAGGATGTTGAGAGAGCTTTACGTGGGGCTGACTGTGTCTTCCACCTCGCCTCTTATGGCATGTCGGGGAAGGAAATGCTACAGGCTGGTCGTGTTGATGGCATTAACATAAGCGGGACCTGCAATATATTGGATGTCTGCCATGAGCTTGGGGTCAAAAGACTCGTCTATGTGAGTACATGCAATGTGGTTTTTGGAGGAAAGGAAATTGTGAATGGTAATGAATCACTGCAGTATTTTCCAATCGACGATCATGTCGATCCGTATGGTCGTAGTAAATCAGTCGCAGAACAACTGGTCCTAAAGAGCAATGGTCGCCCATCAAA GGACAAGAGTGGGACCCGCCTCTATACTTGTGCTATTCGTCCTGCTGGTATTTATGGACCTGGTGAGGAGCGACACCTTCCAAGGATTCTCTCCCTTGCTAAAATGGGACTACTATTCTTTAAAGTTGGCGGTACGAGCATAAAAACAGACTGGGTTTATGTGGAAAACCTTGTACTTGCCCTGATATTGGCGAGCATGGGGCTTTTAGATGACATTCCTGGCAGAGCACAACCTGTCGCTGCTGGTCAGCCATATTTCATATGCGATG GTTCTCCTGTCAACACATTCGACTTTATAGTCTGCCCTCTACTTCAAAGTTTAGACTATAATATGCCAAAAATAACATTGAAAGTTGAGCATGCACTGCTCGTATCACGAGTTTGCTGGATAATGTATACACTGCTATATCCATGGCTTAATCGTAGATGGCTTCCCCAACCTCTACTTCTTCCTGCTGAAGTATACAAG GTGGGTGTCACTCACTACTTTTCCATTTTGAAAGCAAGAGAAGAGCTCGGGTACATGCCGATGGTGAGCCCTCGGGAGGGCATGGCTGCGACTATATCATATTGGCAGgagaggaaaaggaaagaatTAGATGGGCCAACCATATATGTGTGGCTCTTTGTTATTGTGGGGATGTCGATTCTGTTCTGCGCCGGTTTCCTTCCCCCAGTAGAGCCGGTGCGATGGGCACACAACCTCAGCCTTTTCTTTCTCCGGTCAATGTTAGCAATCAGACTCGTCTTCATCGTAGCAGTTATGCTGCATGTTGCAGAAGCTTTTTATGCATGGTCGCTGGCGAGAAGGATTGATCCTGAGAATTCGAAAGGGTGGTTTTGGCAGACCCTTGCCCTTGGTTTCTTCTCGCTTAGATATCTCCTGAAGAGAGCTAGAAGCTGA